In the genome of Columba livia isolate bColLiv1 breed racing homer chromosome 1, bColLiv1.pat.W.v2, whole genome shotgun sequence, the window ACTGCTTTCTCAAGCCAGATAATGCCACTCTTTTGATTTacctgtttccttccttttttgcGGGGACGAGCAGGGGGAACAGGATGTGACAACGTTGTTCAGTTCAAAGAACTTGAACCATCCGTGTTCTTGGAAAAGGACTAAGCAATCTTCATGATCCAGCCCTTTGCAGTGAAGTGAGCTTAGCCAGTGGCAGGGCCCTCAGCGAGTTGCATGGCCGTTCAGACAACTCAAGCGGGTAATGCAATAAACCACAGGTTAATGGGATTAGCTCAGCATCCCCTTGCATCTCCTGGGCAAAatcatgtttcttttctgtctaaAACCTCAGCCACCCACTAGTGCCCAGAGCTCTTcccaaagacagacagacacagagcAAACTCTGAATTTACCTTCCCATCTCAGTGCAGTTGTCTCTTCCCAGCAGACAGAGGAGCTTCCCACCCCACCAGGGGCACGAGCTTGATGTGCAGCTGTGGGCTCACCAACGGGCTGTGTCCTTATTCTCTGTTCATaaccaggagcagcagaaaccAGAGTAAATCATGTATGAAGGCTGCCAGGGAGGATGCTCCTGGAGCTGGGGACCATGATGCTTGGGCAGCATCTCTGCTCAGCTTCAAGCTGGGGTGCTGTGTGAAGCACCCCTGatacctgctggaaggcagcctCCAAACTGattctttttgggttttttttttgtacttcccATGCATTTTTCACATGCTTGCTGCGGAGGGGAGGGCATTTCTGGGTACTGCCAGGGGAAAAGGTCCTGGGGCGAACCCAGGGAGCTGATGGAGGGGTGATTCATGGGGATGGTCAGGGAGTGGGGGATTCCAGCAGAGCCTGGGAAGTGGGGGTGGAAGTGGTGAGGATGAGTGTGGTTTCAGGCCCCATAAGGCATGAGAAGGTGGTTGAGTGAATCAGAAGATGCCCCATGAGCAACCCCAGAGGTGTCTGCAAAGGTTCCTCAACCTGTAATAGCACTGATGGTTCCACCCTATCAGTGGCTCTTGTCAGCGTTTGAACCAAGGAGGAAAAATCCATCAGGGCAGGGAACCTGAGACCTGGAGAAAACAGGAACAGAAGTCCATGATGCTATCAGGCACTGCCCTGGTATTATCCTGTGGTGGGATCTGGTTGCCTGTGCTCAGGTGTCCAGAGCCACAGGAGATGCCCTTAGGGAACTTCCCTGGCCTCTGGTTGCTGGCCCAGGTGGGTGCAGGTGACTCCAGcatctgcagcagctcagccagccCCACTGGATGTCTTGCATACCTCTGCACAACTCAAGTGGCTCAGAATATCTCTATTTATGGAGCTGAACTGTGCTTGGGTCTCTGCTGGTTGCAATCAGAGCTCAGACACCCAGCGTACATGGAGACACCTGCATGTAGGTGTCTGACTGCACCTGAGTCCCACCCCACATCTCTGTGCAACCTCCAAAGAGGTTTGTCCTGGGTGAGCGATGAGACCCAGGAGGTTGACGAACCACTCCTGAGCTGAGAAGTTCAGGCTCAAGCTGGTATCTCTGAAGTGAGACCATTTGTGTGAGCCATTTACACCATGATCCACTTTGTTCATGCACTTTCATAGGAAACGTAACCAGAGTCTGATGGTGACACTTTTGTAGGTGTTATGGCATCTTCAGGTTGGATTTGGACAGCCTACCTCCTGCAAGGATGCTGCAGTTACTAAAGGCATTACTAGTAGTCAAAATTTCAGTGGGTAGAAACTTCTGATTTATATATAAGGTGACCCTATGATACAGCATTGTAGCAAATAATTTACATAGTAAACTATTCAGGACATAAATTATATAGCATACACTGATCTTTTACACTCATTGAATACATTTCATGAAATCAGTTATACATAAATCTGCAGAAAAGGTGCCGAGACAGAGCAGAGAATGGAAATATCCCACCCATGTATCACAGAAATTTATCTTTGACTGATCAAAGCCTGCTGTATGCCTGATGCCCAAGCCTGGCAGTCTGGtacctcagctcctgctctcaaGGTGTGTGGtccaaaagcaagcaaacaaaaatctgcTAGTAAATTTACATAAGTATTGTCTTTGTGTAAGTTTAGGGATCGGGAGCCTAATGATTTTTGTaagttttttccttccttctccttgttTTACCTATCTACAGACTTCAAGAGAGCTGGGATGTTCCTCCTATGCTTAGGTGTCTTCCCTCTTTCcaccttcctccctccctttaTGCTTTGCTGTGTTCACTGGCTCGGTTGGGCAGAATGTACTTGTAGGATAATTCTTACAGACTCTCAGCaatcctctttgctttccttgtCCCAGGATGAATCACTGAATTTCTGAGATTGGGAGGGACATCTTGAGATCCTCTAGTCAGGTTGTCCAGGACCATGTCCAATTGGTTTTTGAGTTTCTCAAAAGATAGAGACTCCAGACTCTTGGGGCAACCTGAACAACCCTAGACTCACAACCTTCCTGAACAGGTCAGGGACAAGTCAGCATCACATCATCAGTGATGTctaaagagaagaggaaggaactATGATCTGTAAATGGGCAtggagaaaaagggggaaaaaggcaaagccccTCTCATCTCAGTGACAAGCTCTGATTTCCTTGCCCATGGGCTACTGTTCAACCAGCCCTCCAGAGCAGCCAGAGCAAAGACTCCTTCCTCAGAGGTCCCTCCAAGGGTGGGCAGAAAAGCAAACCAGCTGGAGGTTCTGCTGacctctttctcccttttattAGAGAAGGTGCTCTGACAGACAGAGCTGGAAAACCGGctagagaaggaaggaggacagACACTGTGTAGGGCATGTGGTGAAAGCTCCTGAACCATTTACACCTGGGAAGTGAAGTGGGGATTATTCCCGGGGACAGTTGCTGTTAAACAGAGAAACCTGCTTCCTCCCATAGAGCTGGGTCAACATatcctccagctcccccagtgtgAGGAGCTGGACCTCATTCTTGTCATTCTCAGCAATGACTGCCCAAGATTTCCAGTGGTGGGTGTCCACCTCGCAGCAGGCAGTTGACCAGAGGTAGCTGGGTATATTAACCCTCCCTTTGGCGATATAGTTGTTCCCAGGCACGGCACCCACGATGACATAGGTGGTGTTGCATCCCTGGGTCTTCCTCATCATCGTTTGCTGCTCGTAGTTGTTCCAGGCGCCGCCGTTCAGTTTCTCATTCTGGGGAACTATGTTGGTGAGGGTGAAGGTGGCCGTCCTGCTGCTGGAGTCGGAGTGCTGGCCGCTGGGATTCAAATGGCCACGGTTCAAACCCGTAAGGTTCTTGTAGTCTTGGAGGACAGCCTGGCTCTCACGGAGCTGATCTAAGCTGACGccaaaattatttaagaggGTCTGCTCTTTTTCCATAGTTTTGGGATAAGTTGGACCCATCAGCTTGATAggtaaagacaagaaaaaactGTTAGTATTGAGGATGCGAGCAATCctaaaaatcatagaataatagaatagtttgggtgggaagggaacTTCATAGGTCATATAGTCCAAATCTggccataagcagggacatcttcacccagatcaggttgctcagagccctgtccagcctggcctgggatgtctccagggatggggcaatGTAGCAGGTTTCCCTGGAGCAGAAATCCCTGGGTGCTGAGCACACGTTTTTTGTCATCTCGGTGTATGAAAATGCATGAATCAGACAGAAATCATAAAGCTGCCACTCCTCGACAAacacaagagagagaaaaataaatatataaagctCAGAATTTGACTGCTCTCGATTTGACTTGTTGACCTTTAAAATCCAGCCTGAGCTGGGAGTGTGGGTGGACACACAAGACAATGAGCATTTTCCACTCTCAGGTTTGAAAGGTGACTTTGGCGAGACATCTCCCCTGTCACATCTGGTTCTTGTTCCTCCCTTCTTCACATCTTACATCTACCCAGAGCTCTCCTGTGTTCCTCCCACTCTAATTAATCACATCCAACCTTCATCACCTGCATCTAATCACATTGTGATCAGCCCTGGTCTTTGCTCCATTCAGCCCCATTTCCACAGTCTCTGTGAAAGGTTTTCCTGCCTATTTTTAATGCAATCTGTCAGCACTGTACAGTTTTACAAGCTTAGAGAAAACAAGTGGACAGATATCCTCTTTGAAGGATGGGTGTTTTAGGGAGTCCTTGAAGGTGGACAGGATGGGAAGAGGATgaggagaagagctgtggagccCACAGGGAGATGTGTTAGGCTATAGCTCATTGTGAGGATGAAACTTTTTTGCTCAGTAAGCAAGAATACCTCAATGGAAGTGGGATCTGCTAGTGCAGTGCTAATGTGtctcagagctgctgtgcaAGGGAGCACAGATACGTTCCTTCTGCAGCATCActgaaaataagttagaaaAGATCAGCCTCTTGAGGGAGCTAAAAATCCCCCAAGAGACTTAGGGAACCAAAATACCGTGAAAAGAACTCTGAAGACAATTAAAAAACCCATGGATTTTGCAGCTGGCTTGGGTACATGGTccagggaagaagaggcagaagtTTTTGTCCTCTCTAAATCTGGAGGGTGCAGGTGCAACACCAAATTAGTTGCTTGAGTCCATGTGAgtaaatgtgcatttttttcataactATAACACTTTTCTTATTTAAGGAAACATATTTAGCTTTCCTCTGGAACAGGGCATATGGCTGCCTTCTGTGGCTCATTTTCACCTAAATACCCTACCGCTAATGTATCCCTAGCAATCACCTGAATTTCCTCTTCTTCTGTTCCATAATTTGCATGGTCTTTCCTACTGAAGGTCTGAGGTTTGTCAGAAGGATGTTTGGGAGGACTCTGTAGTTTGCAGAGATCCGTGTGTCTGGTGGACCCTTCTGACCCAAGCCTGAGGCATTGGCAGGATGGGGCAAGTGCAGGTGGATGGAGAACATGCACTTCTGGCTTGGCAGATACTGGTCCTACTCACTTTCCACTGCCTGAAATGTCACTCAACAAACTCACCCAGTGTCATCCTAATGCTCTCATTGCTGAGTGCCTCTGCCTAGACTTTTTCACTGGGTCATCTCACTCAATTCTGAGTTTCTTTCATGCCATTTAAAAAGCCAAATTCACTCTTTAACTGGGAGCAAATAAGTTGTCAGGAATGTAAAACAGCTCAGGGCAGAGATGAGAGCCCAGCACAGTTGGTCCCTCAAATCTGACTGCCATTGAATGTCTTTTCCCCATCGTTTGGTCCCCTACCACAGCATGGGACAGAGAAGGGGGGGTCATCTGACTTAATGTAATGTAAATTAATGTAACATAATGTAATGCAATTTGACTTAATACTCCTGTGAGGTCAATGCAGAAAAGTGGGCACTTTTAGGATATGACTCATCCTCCTGCTGATGTCTCAGATGCATTGGAGGCCCCGTGTGGTTAAGGTGTTTGAAGTTAGATGAGACGAATCCATCCAGCGAGTCCATTTGCATGTGCATGGGggtgggaggaaaaagaagcgTGTGGTTAAATGCTGCAGGTAATGTTTTAATGACTGGAGGGTGATGTGCAATGAGAGAAGACACTTACCTGGGGCTCAACCAGCCATGTTTTGGGTCTTGTGCCAGATGCAGGCTGGTAGAGGTAAGCAGAATACACTGGGATCCGCCTGTTCCTGTCGTACAGAGTGGCAAAGTAATAGCGGTTCTGGTAGCGCTGGCAGATCCAGGCTGGGTTCTCTGGCTCCAGGGCTTCATTTGGTGGGGTTCCCCGGAAGAAAAACTGAGAGCATGAGTGTTCAAAGGATGTCACCACCTCGCTGCGTCCCAGCCAGAAGCAGCTCGCTGagacctgcagcagcagcagcagcagcatcgcGGGGAGGATTTCAAGTGAAGAGCTCTTGCTCACCTGGAGGAAAAACGAGGAGAGACATTCAACTTGGAGGAAGCTCATCATGGCCTGGAGTCATTTCTGTGCTTGTGGAACATGGATGTTAGAGGAGGGGGGCTATGAGAGACCAAGGAGGGAACAACTTTCTGCCCTCCTGGATATGGAAAAATCAACAGGGAAATAAGGatgacatttaaaataagtttcaGATACCTAGAGTCAGTAGCAGTGGGAGACTTTGGCCTGTCTAAGGAGGGATCCACACCCACTCTGCATCTAATCAGCTCACACAGCAAAGTCTTCTCAGAACTGCGGCATGGTGTTGGGACAAGGACACCTTTTCCAGCCCATTTGTGTTCAGCAAGAGCTCAGCTTTTGCGTTGGCACTGGAGAAAAAAGCCTGAAGCAACCAGGGGCTGGGAGCCCCTACATCTCACTTCCTTCTCCTCTGAGGACCTTTCCACTGCAGAGGACCTGTAGCTGGGCACGTACTCTGCTCAGCCACCTGCAATGCTGAGCTGGGCTTTAGTTTCATGGAGGATTAGGAAAGGAAATAGCAGCGATGCTTCCTACACATCTCCTGTCCCATCCATGTCCACACAGACATGCAGCTCTTCCATAACGCCTctgtgctcacagcagggttAGCGTCCCCCAAAATTAGGTCAGGTGTTTAACACAAAGTGGTCCAGCTTAAGGTCCTGACACCCAGACATCAGGAGgtgtttcacagtatcacagtatgtttgggattggaagggacctcaaaagatcatctagtccaatccccctgctggagcaggaacgcctaggtgacgtctcacaggaacatgtccaggcgggttttgaatgtctccagagaaggagactccacaacccccctgggcagcctgttccagtgctctgtcaccctcactgagaagaagttttttctcaaatttaagcagaaactcttgtgttccagcttgattccattaccccttgtcctatcattgtttgccaccaagaagagcctggctccatgctccgtcctcatggcactcaccctttatatatttataaacattaataaggtccccccttagcctcctcttctccaaactaaagagacccagctccctcagcctttcttcataagggaggtgctccactcccttaatcatcttcgttgccctacgctggaccctctccagcagttccctgtccttcttgaactgaggggaccagaactggacacaatattccagatgtggtctcaccagggcggggtagaggggaaggagaacctctctcgacctactaaccaccctccttgtaatacaccccaggatgccattggccttcctggccacaagggcacagtgctggctcatggtcatcctgttgtccaccaggacccccaggtccctttcccctacactgctctctaatatgtaatttcccaacctatactggaacctggggttgttcctgcccagatgcaggactctacactttcccttgttaaatttcattaggttattccccgcccaactctccagcctgtccaggtcccgctggatggcagcacagccttctggcgtgtcagccactcctcccagcttagtgtcatcagcaaacttgctgatagtacactctattcccttgtccaaatcgttaatTAATATATAGAACAatattggccccaatactgaccccttaggcactccactagatactggcctccaactagactccgcaccattgactaccactctctggcttctctccttaagcccgtttgcaacccacctcactactctattgtctagaccacacctcctcaacttagctgtgaggatgctgtgggagactgtgtcaaaggctttactgaagtcaaggtagaccacatccaccgccctgccatcatccatccaccttgttacattctcataaaaggctatgaggttggtcaagcacgacttacccttggtaaagccatgctgactgcccctaataaccctcttatccttgatatgccttgagatggcaccaaggataagctgttccattactttcccagggacagaggtgaggctgaccggtctataattacccgggtcctccttcttgcccgttttgaagactggagtgacatttgctttcctccaatcctcgggcacctcccccgtttcccaagatttggcgaagatgatggagagcggtctagcaatgacttcagccagcggTGGCGTGCGCCTGTTGTCCCAGTTTTGGAGGGAGGCAGAGCCTGTCGGATCGCTTGAGTCCAGGGTTCGAGTCCTGCAGAGCGGCGCTGAGACTGCCGGAGCTGTGTTTGTCCTGCTACTCAGCTTGCATTTTATGGTTGTTCAACCCCAAACAATGAATTTATGGCCAGAATTTACAGGCCATGCAGATGGCAGCAGCAAGCTGATCAGGACACCTCTATCTCATCAGCAcggtggctgctgctgcagcagtgcagatACCAAGGGGCTGATACGCATCTTTAGCTTTGCTGATTGTTCTTCTTATATAATAAAAAGCACTTGTACAggaatttctatttctttaacAGAAACAGGTCCTATTTTGTCTTTCTCAGGTGTTGACATGCTTTTCAGCAGCCAGCAAGatctttattttcagagaaaccTGCTGACAAATTCCCTGGGATGCCTGAAgtgcattattttctttcagatgcaCCACAGGCTTGGGGATAGAAATGACATTTCCATTTGCATTGCTAGACACTTGACAgagtggttttaaaataattagcaTTATTAAAAGGCAGGAAGGACAAGCAGCTAACAGGTTTCATGGGAGAGAAAGATGTCTAGCATCTAAAGCACAAAACCTACCTTTGGCTGGGCAAGTGTCTGACCTGAAGGCTACTGAGGGCTTGAAAAGTCACCTTGCACATTTGCTCTTTTCTTATTCTCTTCCCTGACCCTCATCTATTAATTTCCATGGGATTCAGGATACTGAACTAGATATACTCTTGCTCTGATTCAAGACATCTGGTCCTTTGTCTCATTACTAGTACTGGATCAAGAATGTGGTGATCAGTAAGctgaaaactgagaaaagcGAACCACAAGAAGTCGTTCATTATAGTACTCCCCAGAGCATGACCATATCTGCCCCAGCTCAGGCAGAAAACTTACTGAAAAGTCCTTCTTTTGCATCACCACCCCCCACAAGCTTAAAATATATCCAACTAACTTAATATCAGATATATAGAAACCAACCTACCGTGTGAAAGAGCGGCACATAAATGTTTTATTCACAGCCCCAGAGCTGTTGAGGATTTTCAAATGTCTTTGCTACAGTCTGGCAGTGACCTTAGGGTGGTTTATATATGCTTTCTAGGAAAGCAGAGTTAGATTTCTCAAAGGGTTAAAGTAAGTTTGTCCAGGGGTGGAACCAGGAGCTGCATTATTCCAGAGGTCTTTTGCAAGGTCATGGGTGGTGGTATGGTACTCGATAAGTTCCTCCCCCCCCCTTATTCAACAGTTTGATGTGAATTTTACAGGTGACTTGGCAACTGGAAAGTGTTTTATGGCTTTTCTGATAACCTTGAATCAAGTCTTCCCTGCATTTGTGAGCCAGACTCTGTCAGCAGGCCAAAATAAGACCTTGGATCTACCTTTACCCAAGGCTGCACATGACAGAGGGTACAAGCCCAACTCCCATCTGCTTGGTGTGTTCTGTAATCAACAGGCAGTAATTCATAAggtgatcatagaatcattttggtcggaagagactctcaagatcatcaagtccaaccattaactcaacactgtcactaaaccatgtccctaagaacttaatctacacatcttttaaacccctccagggatggtgactccaccactgccctggacacCCTTTTCCAATGGTGTTGGCTCTTAGGCCAAGATCTTGCTGGATCCTAGGGAATAACTCATTCTCAAAGAGATGTCCAAGGCAGGAGAAATTCCAATCATCAAgatgaataattaaaaacaaacaaaaaaccaaagacAAAGTGTTTTTGTTCAATTAGACATCTCAGTTCACGATCAGGCATTTCCTTGTGCATCTTTTCCCAAGGCTTCCTATGCGGATCATTTCCCTGAAGAATCCTTGACCAGGTTAAACATGTGGCGGGGGCAGCAGGAACACTGACACCACTTCAGAGCATCCCACCACGTTTTGGTGACTTTTCTGGATAGGttgccagcactgctgagggCTTCATATCTAATGGGATCTTTGGCATCAATTTCTGGGAGCATCAGTTCGTAGTGGGGTAGTTTACTTCATTTAGGAACAGCATTCCTTCTTCCAGGTTTTGATCTGAGCATCATCAAAAGTGAAATTTTTCCTGGATCCcatctgattttattattttctcaaagACCAGGGATCAGCTCATGTGGTGACAGTTCCCCAGCTTCTCCCAGTCTCTTCTGCATCTGTCTCTCTCATACTCTCCAGATGTTTACCTTTCTGTCCTTGAGTTTTTTTCTCAAGTCATTCCTTCTGTGCTTGTCCTCTATAATACAAAATGTTAAAGAGCTTCAAAATACAGTGTATGTATAAGATCTCATTTTCTCCTTGGAGGGGGGACATTagagctcagcagctgcagcacaacCTTTGATGTATTTGTTCTGAAGGTAAAGgaaatacttcaaaatacttcaaaataaatattgccATCAGTGGTGAGAAAGGAGCAAGAACGTACCTTGAAGTAGAGTCTTAGAACAAGCAGCTGAACCGTTGTTTCACTCTTTCCCCTGCAGAACTGGTCATCTGAGCTCTCAAGAGTCCCTCTGCAATATAAACCCTTCTCATAAAAGAGGAAACTCACAGAAAAGAGAGGATCCCCATTGTTATTCAGGGGAGATTTGTTCATGCCTGCCCAGAAATGGGGtgacattttctgtttgctgttttctcaggCTTTCTCCCAAGCTCGCCAACTTGCATCATCACGTGTCGAAAGCAGATAACTGTGTCTGGTGATTTTCGTTTCCTCATTCCCCACAgggcactgctgctgctctcacagCACCTACACGCGTTTCTGTGCCCAGCAAACCATCTCTGGTGGCATTAGACCAACCAGCCTGTCTCTGAGTACACACAGATGCTCACAGTCTGCTCTTCAGCCTCTCAGGATATAATGAATATGATCAGGATACATATTTTCCCCTTGCCTGGTTGCAAACGCTTCACAACAGCACTGATTTAACACCATCCTACACATCCTGGGGACACAGCTCGGTCTCTTCTTGCTGCTTTACAGCCACTGCTGAGCCTGTGTTCAAATAGGATCCCAGTCTGCCCAGAAAGGAGAGGTGTTGGACACAGGTTTTCTGCCCTTAGGAGTGAGCAAAAGAGATTTGACGGgatgaatacagaaaaaataggTTTGGTAGGCTGTGTTGTCCTCACATTGCAGAGGGAATGGTCTCTGGACGGCTGGAGGAAAGATGCTGATTTCCTATATTA includes:
- the LOC102090322 gene encoding endonuclease domain-containing 1 protein isoform X1 codes for the protein MSPHFWAGMNKSPLNNNGDPLFSVSFLFYEKGLYCRGTLESSDDQFCRGKSETTVQLLVLRLYFKVSKSSSLEILPAMLLLLLLQVSASCFWLGRSEVVTSFEHSCSQFFFRGTPPNEALEPENPAWICQRYQNRYYFATLYDRNRRIPVYSAYLYQPASGTRPKTWLVEPQLMGPTYPKTMEKEQTLLNNFGVSLDQLRESQAVLQDYKNLTGLNRGHLNPSGQHSDSSSRTATFTLTNIVPQNEKLNGGAWNNYEQQTMMRKTQGCNTTYVIVGAVPGNNYIAKGRVNIPSYLWSTACCEVDTHHWKSWAVIAENDKNEVQLLTLGELEDMLTQLYGRKQVSLFNSNCPRE
- the LOC102090322 gene encoding endonuclease domain-containing 1 protein isoform X2, whose amino-acid sequence is MLLLLLLQVSASCFWLGRSEVVTSFEHSCSQFFFRGTPPNEALEPENPAWICQRYQNRYYFATLYDRNRRIPVYSAYLYQPASGTRPKTWLVEPQLMGPTYPKTMEKEQTLLNNFGVSLDQLRESQAVLQDYKNLTGLNRGHLNPSGQHSDSSSRTATFTLTNIVPQNEKLNGGAWNNYEQQTMMRKTQGCNTTYVIVGAVPGNNYIAKGRVNIPSYLWSTACCEVDTHHWKSWAVIAENDKNEVQLLTLGELEDMLTQLYGRKQVSLFNSNCPRE